In Polyodon spathula isolate WHYD16114869_AA chromosome 11, ASM1765450v1, whole genome shotgun sequence, one genomic interval encodes:
- the LOC121323099 gene encoding tissue factor pathway inhibitor-like: MYSIYYYVTMGSRTVVFPLCKILILLCISYKCVCNSDAELFLTDGVQPELRIHHHFCALKMDEGPCKSIQPKFYFDIDTQKCEPFDYGGCQGNENRFNTLADCEKMCLVQRGKDPCQLEEEPGPCRLIVIRYFFSTISQKCEPFMYGGCLGNANNFRTLKQCQDSCHHKTIGVQAEPTEKLRVPQTNTLNVPDFCLTPAEEGPCAASVKRYFYSSTQEKCQQFVYSGCGGNNNNFISMTDCRRTCMKDVKKKSTKPKNRGIRIKKKNRRILIKAS, encoded by the exons atgtacagtatatactactACGTCACAATGGGATCCAGGACGGTCGTGTTTCCTTTGTGTAAAATACTGATTTTACTTTGTATTTCGTATAAATGTGTCTGTAACTCCGATGCTGAACTGTTTCTAACAG ATGGAGTGCAGCCTGAGTTGAGAATTCACCATCATTTCTGTGCCCTGAAGATGGATGAAGGTCCATGCAAATCAATCCAACCCAAATTTTACTTTGACATTGACACTCAGAAGTGTGAGCCTTTTGATTATGGAGGGTGTCAGGGCAATGAAAACAGGTTTAATACTTTGGCTgattgtgaaaaaatgtgtttagtaCAAC GTGGTAAAGACCCATGCCAACTGGAGGAGGAACCAGGCCCATGTCGGTTGATAGTCATCCGGTATTTCTTCAGTACCATTTCTCAGAAGTGTGAGCCGTTCATGTATGGTGGATGTCTTGGAAATGCCAATAACTTCCGGACATTAAAACAGTGTCAGGATAGCTGCCACCATAAAA cCATTGGGGTACAAGCTGAACCTACTGAAAAGCTGAGGGTGCCTCAGACTAATA CTCTAAACGTGCCAGACTTTTGCCTGACTCCTGCAGAGGAAGGTCCGTGTGCGGCTTCTGTGAAGAGATACTTCTACAGTTCCACCCAGGAGAAATGTCAGCAGTTTGTCTACAGTGGATGTGGTGGCAATAACAACAACTTTATCTCCATGACAGATTGCAGAAGAACATGCATGAAAG ATGTTAAGAAGAAATCAACAAAGCCAAAGAATCGTGGAATAagaataaagaagaaaaacaggaGAATCTTAATCAAAGCTTCCTAA